A region from the Variovorax sp. V93 genome encodes:
- a CDS encoding NAD/NADP octopine/nopaline dehydrogenase family protein: protein MTEPATGRLRVGIAGAGAIALASAAWLRQAGHGAMLWSPGGQGAEALRTQPLEAVGVQPCRVAVEVAGDAAQLCGASDVLLIALPVNGHKRVMDALLPFLRDGQTVIVSSMASLSSLYLHESAGRAGKRVTVASFGTTVLTARRESATQVRVMTRRQAVGVSALPSSEIERAIELCTALFGGGFFAQDNTLASALANVNPQSHGPLAVFNWTRIEHAENWPQYHCMTPGVARAIEALDRERRAVAGAFGIALGPIEEHFARSFGTASARLEDIAAELHAKRGGPPGPVRTDTRYLSEDMPYGLAFVEALGAIAGVATPATRTIVDAASLVSGIDFRQRNDLLAPLGLARETVAGLLARL from the coding sequence TTGACTGAGCCTGCGACAGGGCGCCTGCGCGTCGGCATCGCGGGGGCCGGGGCGATCGCCCTGGCCAGCGCGGCGTGGCTGCGTCAGGCGGGCCACGGCGCCATGCTCTGGTCGCCGGGCGGCCAGGGTGCCGAGGCCCTGCGCACGCAGCCGCTCGAAGCCGTCGGCGTGCAGCCCTGCCGCGTGGCGGTCGAAGTGGCCGGCGATGCGGCGCAGCTTTGCGGCGCATCGGATGTGCTGCTGATCGCCCTGCCGGTCAACGGCCACAAGCGCGTCATGGATGCGCTGCTGCCCTTCCTGCGCGACGGGCAGACCGTGATCGTCAGCTCGATGGCCTCGCTGTCGTCGCTCTATCTGCACGAAAGCGCAGGGCGCGCGGGCAAGCGGGTGACGGTCGCCAGCTTCGGCACCACGGTGCTGACCGCCCGCCGCGAATCCGCCACGCAGGTCAGGGTGATGACGCGGCGCCAGGCGGTCGGCGTCTCCGCGCTGCCGAGCTCGGAAATCGAGCGCGCCATCGAACTGTGCACCGCGCTGTTCGGCGGCGGCTTCTTCGCGCAGGACAACACGCTCGCCAGCGCGCTCGCGAACGTCAACCCGCAGTCGCACGGACCGCTGGCCGTCTTCAACTGGACCCGCATCGAGCACGCGGAGAACTGGCCGCAGTACCACTGCATGACGCCCGGCGTGGCCCGCGCGATCGAGGCGCTGGACCGGGAGCGGCGCGCCGTGGCCGGCGCCTTCGGCATCGCGCTCGGGCCGATCGAGGAGCATTTCGCGCGCTCCTTCGGCACGGCATCGGCGCGGCTCGAGGACATCGCGGCCGAGCTGCATGCCAAGCGCGGCGGACCGCCCGGCCCCGTGCGCACCGACACGCGCTACCTGAGCGAAGACATGCCCTACGGCCTGGCCTTCGTCGAAGCGCTCGGCGCCATCGCCGGCGTGGCGACACCCGCGACGCGCACCATCGTGGACGCTGCCTCGCTGGTCAGCGGCATCGACTTCCGGCAGCGCAACGACCTGCTGGCGCCGCTGGGCCTGGCCCGCGAAACCGTGGCCGGCCTGCTCGCCCGCCTATGA
- a CDS encoding CMD domain protein has translation MTTLSESSLALDVIDATVPLVPGHATRLLRQQRDKVVAATQGSYDAMFSSSVEGLSVAERLLVALHACSVSKAATLAAHYRERLLAEGVDRELIAAVGSGAPVADARLRTVLAFTASLIERPIEGDRAAVQSLADAGLSTPAIVALGQLIAFLSYQVRLVAGLQALAAVEVAA, from the coding sequence ATGACCACTCTTTCCGAATCTTCTCTTGCCCTCGACGTGATCGACGCCACGGTGCCGCTGGTGCCCGGCCACGCCACCCGCCTGCTGCGCCAGCAGCGCGACAAGGTCGTGGCGGCCACGCAGGGCAGCTACGACGCGATGTTCTCGTCCTCGGTCGAAGGCCTGTCGGTGGCCGAGCGCCTGCTGGTCGCGCTGCACGCCTGCAGCGTCTCCAAGGCCGCGACGCTCGCCGCGCACTACCGCGAGCGGCTGCTGGCCGAGGGCGTGGACCGCGAGCTGATCGCGGCCGTGGGCAGCGGCGCGCCGGTGGCCGATGCGCGGCTGCGCACGGTGCTGGCGTTCACCGCCAGCCTGATCGAGCGCCCCATCGAGGGCGACAGGGCCGCGGTGCAGTCGCTGGCCGACGCAGGGCTCTCGACGCCCGCCATCGTCGCGCTGGGCCAGCTGATCGCCTTTCTCTCCTACCAGGTCCGTCTGGTCGCGGGGCTGCAGGCGCTGGCCGCCGTGGAGGTCGCAGCATGA
- a CDS encoding peroxidase-related enzyme (This protein belongs to a clade of uncharacterized proteins related to peroxidases such as the alkylhydroperoxidase AhpD.) yields MSSTNAPIRIKGFTNEVLSWKPWLDPVDVASATPAQLAALDEMSPQARSSPYFLVLAHQPEMLLQRSIAFNAIMFAPGGMPRAERELGATVESRVNGCVYCASVHAQRFEQLAKRSDVISQVFEEPASAGTTAREKAIVEFSIRLGAEPGKVSADDVRMLKSVGLSELEILDLVHSVALFAWANRLMLNLGEPVFPGAAASS; encoded by the coding sequence ATGAGCAGTACGAACGCGCCGATCCGCATCAAGGGCTTCACCAACGAGGTGCTGAGCTGGAAGCCCTGGCTCGACCCGGTCGACGTTGCCTCGGCCACGCCGGCCCAGCTGGCCGCGCTCGACGAGATGAGCCCGCAGGCGCGCAGCTCGCCGTATTTCCTGGTGCTCGCGCACCAGCCCGAGATGCTGCTGCAGCGCTCCATCGCCTTCAACGCGATCATGTTCGCGCCGGGCGGCATGCCGCGCGCGGAGCGCGAGCTGGGCGCCACGGTGGAGTCGCGCGTCAACGGCTGCGTGTACTGCGCCTCGGTGCATGCGCAGCGCTTCGAGCAGCTGGCCAAGCGCAGCGACGTGATCTCGCAGGTGTTCGAGGAGCCGGCCTCCGCGGGCACCACGGCGCGCGAGAAGGCCATCGTCGAATTCTCGATCCGGCTCGGCGCCGAGCCCGGCAAGGTGTCGGCCGACGATGTGCGAATGCTCAAGTCGGTGGGGCTCAGCGAACTCGAGATCCTCGACCTCGTCCACTCCGTGGCGCTCTTCGCCTGGGCCAACCGGCTGATGCTCAACCTCGGCGAGCCGGTCTTTCCGGGCGCTGCCGCCTCGTCATAG
- the glgB gene encoding 1,4-alpha-glucan branching protein GlgB has translation MPSLLLPEREVHALMRAEHGDPFAVLGPHETRDGLLVRALLPGAQSVAVVHTRTGWPLAMLSRQEGSDLFAGLVPAAEALLGYSFQVDWGTHSSRLEDPYRFAFVLGATDVWLLAEGTHLRPWERLGAHLCEMDGVKGVAFAVWAPNARRVSVVGDFNNWDGRRHMMRLRRECGVWEIFAPQVATGDSYEFEILSAQGEVLRKADPFAFSSRLRPETACVVAPLPAPVAMPPERAAANGRHAPMSIYEVHLGSWRRKNGHEWLDYRELADTLVPYARDMGFTHIELLPVSEHPFDGSWGYQPIGLYAPTSRFGTPGDFRHLVEAAHAAGLGVILDWVPAHFPTDTHGLGRFDGTALYEYADPREGFHNDWKTFIFNYGRTEVRNYLVGNALYWLERYGVDGLRVDAVASMLYRDYSRKSGEWVPNVHGGRENLEAIDFLRRMNRVVGVERPGAITLAEESTSFPGVTRPPEDGGLGFHYKWNMGWMNDTLAYAGIDPVHRKHHHQQITFGLMYAHSENFVLPLSHDEVVHGKGSMFGRMPGDEWQKFAGLRNLYGYLWAYPGKKLLFMGNEFAQAAEWNADRSLDWHLLEQAPHQGMRRLVRDLNNVYRHFPALHELDTERAGFEWLVHDDWEQSVFAFVRRARDGSFVVAVCNFTPLPRHGYRLGVPAAGAYREAINTDGAVYGGSGVGNGVVESSPVPWHGRADSIVISVPPLATVMWVLV, from the coding sequence ATGCCTTCCCTGCTGCTGCCCGAACGCGAAGTCCATGCGCTGATGCGCGCCGAGCACGGCGATCCGTTCGCGGTGCTCGGCCCGCACGAGACGCGCGACGGCCTGCTGGTGCGCGCGCTGCTGCCGGGCGCGCAGAGCGTGGCCGTGGTGCACACGCGCACGGGCTGGCCGCTGGCCATGCTGTCGCGGCAGGAAGGCTCCGATCTCTTCGCGGGCCTGGTGCCCGCGGCGGAGGCGCTGCTGGGCTATTCGTTCCAGGTCGACTGGGGCACGCACAGCTCGCGGCTCGAAGACCCGTACCGCTTTGCGTTCGTATTGGGCGCCACCGACGTGTGGCTGCTGGCCGAAGGCACGCACCTGCGGCCCTGGGAGCGGCTGGGCGCGCACCTGTGCGAGATGGATGGCGTCAAGGGCGTGGCCTTCGCAGTCTGGGCGCCCAACGCGCGGCGCGTCTCGGTGGTCGGCGACTTCAACAACTGGGACGGCCGGCGCCACATGATGCGGCTGCGCCGCGAGTGCGGCGTGTGGGAGATCTTCGCGCCGCAGGTGGCCACGGGCGACAGCTACGAATTCGAGATCCTCTCGGCCCAGGGCGAGGTGCTGCGCAAGGCCGACCCCTTCGCCTTCTCCTCGCGCCTGCGGCCCGAGACCGCCTGCGTGGTCGCGCCGCTGCCCGCGCCGGTGGCGATGCCGCCCGAGCGCGCCGCGGCCAACGGCCGCCATGCGCCGATGAGCATCTACGAGGTGCACCTGGGCTCCTGGCGCCGCAAGAACGGCCATGAATGGCTGGACTACCGCGAACTGGCCGACACGCTGGTGCCGTACGCGCGCGACATGGGCTTCACGCACATCGAGCTGCTGCCGGTCAGCGAGCATCCGTTCGACGGCTCCTGGGGCTACCAGCCGATCGGCCTGTATGCGCCCACCTCGCGCTTCGGCACGCCCGGCGACTTCCGCCATCTCGTCGAAGCCGCGCATGCCGCGGGGCTGGGCGTGATCCTCGACTGGGTGCCCGCGCACTTTCCCACCGACACGCACGGCCTCGGCCGCTTCGACGGCACCGCACTCTACGAATACGCCGATCCGCGCGAAGGCTTCCACAACGACTGGAAGACCTTCATCTTCAACTACGGCCGCACCGAGGTGCGCAACTACCTGGTCGGCAATGCGTTGTACTGGCTCGAGCGCTACGGCGTGGACGGGCTGCGCGTCGATGCGGTGGCGTCCATGCTCTACCGCGACTACAGCCGCAAGTCCGGCGAATGGGTGCCCAACGTCCATGGCGGGCGCGAGAACCTCGAGGCCATCGACTTCCTGCGGCGCATGAACCGGGTGGTGGGCGTCGAGCGCCCGGGCGCCATCACGCTGGCCGAGGAGTCGACGAGTTTTCCGGGCGTGACGCGGCCGCCCGAGGACGGCGGCCTCGGCTTCCACTACAAATGGAACATGGGCTGGATGAACGACACGCTCGCCTATGCGGGCATCGACCCGGTCCACCGCAAGCACCACCACCAGCAGATCACCTTCGGCTTGATGTATGCGCACAGCGAGAACTTCGTGCTGCCGCTCTCGCACGACGAGGTGGTGCACGGCAAGGGGTCGATGTTCGGGCGCATGCCCGGCGACGAGTGGCAGAAGTTCGCGGGGCTGCGCAATCTTTATGGGTACCTCTGGGCCTATCCGGGCAAGAAGCTGCTGTTCATGGGCAATGAATTCGCCCAGGCGGCGGAATGGAACGCCGACCGCAGCCTCGACTGGCACCTGCTCGAGCAGGCGCCGCACCAGGGCATGCGGCGGCTGGTGCGCGACCTGAACAACGTGTACCGGCACTTCCCCGCGCTGCACGAGCTCGACACCGAAAGGGCCGGCTTCGAGTGGCTGGTGCACGACGACTGGGAGCAGTCGGTGTTCGCCTTCGTGCGCCGGGCCCGCGACGGCTCCTTCGTGGTGGCGGTGTGCAACTTCACGCCGCTGCCGCGCCACGGCTACCGGCTCGGCGTGCCGGCGGCGGGCGCGTACCGCGAGGCCATCAACACCGACGGCGCGGTGTATGGCGGCAGCGGCGTCGGCAATGGCGTGGTCGAGAGTTCGCCGGTTCCGTGGCATGGGAGGGCCGATTCGATCGTCATCAGCGTGCCGCCGCTGGCTACCGTGATGTGGGTGCTGGTTTGA
- a CDS encoding FAD-dependent oxidoreductase: MTIDAASPAPSSHPQGLATLEQRLARDLECLGWPARAWMPVRTHGGEPVLDVAIIGAGQAGLAAAAALAQQGIRAVVFDRSPAGSEGPWATTARMETLRSPKELTGPALGLPALTFRAWFEAQFGTEAWGTMDKIPRLQWMDYLRWYRRVMNVDVRNDTAVTGIQPLADAAAVRLALRTPAGAQQVLARRVVLATGRDGLGGPAVPAFVNALPRSQWAHSSDEMDYGKLAGLRVGVVGAGSSAMDSAATALEAGAHSVELLIRRPDLPRVNKGKGAGVPGLTQGHYDLPDAFKWRIRHYINVANVPPPHGSTLRVSRHPNAFFNFGCPVLAVEPQGAAMRVATPRGDFVFDFLVVSTGFKIDWRCRPEFDTIASHVRTWKDRFVPAPGDEDQELADSPDLGPVFEFRERAAGRCPGLDRIHCFCYPAALSHGTVSGDIPAISDGARRLASGMASLFYREDFEQHFANLEAYSEPELFGDEWVPAPPPSERG; the protein is encoded by the coding sequence ATGACCATCGACGCCGCTTCCCCCGCCCCATCCTCCCACCCGCAAGGCCTTGCCACGCTCGAGCAGCGGCTCGCCAGGGATCTCGAATGCCTCGGCTGGCCCGCGCGTGCGTGGATGCCGGTTCGCACGCACGGCGGCGAACCCGTGCTGGACGTGGCCATCATCGGTGCCGGCCAGGCCGGGCTGGCGGCCGCGGCCGCGCTGGCCCAGCAGGGCATCCGGGCCGTGGTGTTCGACCGCTCGCCCGCGGGCAGCGAAGGGCCGTGGGCCACCACGGCGCGCATGGAAACCCTGCGCTCGCCCAAGGAGCTGACCGGGCCCGCGCTGGGGCTGCCCGCGCTGACCTTCCGAGCCTGGTTCGAGGCCCAGTTCGGCACCGAAGCCTGGGGCACGATGGACAAGATCCCGCGCCTGCAGTGGATGGACTACCTGCGCTGGTACCGCCGCGTGATGAACGTCGATGTACGCAACGACACGGCCGTCACCGGCATCCAGCCGCTCGCCGATGCGGCGGCGGTGCGGCTCGCGCTGCGCACGCCGGCGGGTGCGCAGCAGGTGCTGGCGCGCCGCGTGGTGCTGGCCACGGGGCGCGACGGGCTCGGCGGCCCCGCGGTTCCGGCCTTCGTCAACGCACTGCCGCGCTCGCAATGGGCCCACTCGTCCGACGAGATGGACTACGGCAAGCTGGCCGGACTGCGCGTGGGCGTGGTCGGCGCGGGCTCGTCGGCCATGGACAGCGCGGCCACCGCGCTGGAGGCCGGCGCGCACAGCGTCGAGCTGCTGATCCGCCGGCCCGACCTGCCGCGCGTCAACAAGGGCAAGGGCGCCGGCGTGCCGGGCCTGACGCAGGGCCACTACGACCTGCCCGATGCATTCAAGTGGCGCATCCGCCACTACATCAATGTGGCCAACGTGCCGCCGCCGCATGGCAGCACGCTGCGCGTGTCGCGCCACCCGAACGCGTTCTTCAATTTCGGCTGTCCGGTGCTTGCGGTCGAGCCGCAGGGCGCGGCAATGCGCGTGGCCACGCCCAGGGGCGACTTCGTGTTCGACTTCCTCGTTGTTTCCACCGGTTTCAAGATCGACTGGCGCTGCCGCCCCGAGTTCGACACCATTGCATCGCATGTGCGAACGTGGAAGGATCGTTTCGTGCCCGCGCCCGGCGACGAAGACCAGGAGCTGGCCGATTCGCCCGATCTCGGGCCGGTGTTCGAATTCCGCGAGCGCGCAGCGGGCCGGTGCCCGGGCCTGGACCGCATCCATTGCTTCTGCTATCCGGCGGCCCTGTCGCACGGCACGGTGTCGGGCGACATTCCCGCGATCAGCGATGGCGCCAGGCGGCTTGCGAGCGGCATGGCCAGCCTGTTCTATCGCGAAGACTTCGAGCAGCACTTCGCCAACCTCGAGGCCTACAGCGAGCCCGAACTGTTCGGCGACGAATGGGTGCCCGCGCCGCCGCCGTCCGAACGCGGCTGA
- a CDS encoding alpha-amylase family glycosyl hydrolase, with amino-acid sequence MRSNNSNGEWWRGAVIYQIYPRSFMDSNGDGIGDLPGITSRLEHVASLGVDAIWVSPFFRSPMKDFGYDVADYRAVDPIFGTLADFDEMLARAHALGLKIIIDQVLSHTSDQHAWFAESRASRDNPKADWYVWADPRPDGTPPTNWLSVFGGPAWQWDSRRRQYYLHSFLKEQPDLNFHCAEVQQALLGEVRFWCERGVDGFRFDACNHQFHDALLRDNPPASAASLDEVSTVRADNPYAMQQHLYDKSQMENLRFLESLRGLLDDYGAVALGEVGDENAPPVMAQYTELGKRLHLAYSFSLLTAEHSARHLRHQVETLDHALAPTGGWGCWAVSNHDVPRVATRWSGGGPEDTRRDRLWLALLLALRGSASIYQGEELGLPEAEVPFELLQDPYGRAFWPEFKGRDGCRTPMPWKADELHAGFTTGGPWLPVYGRHLPLAVDRQSTDPDSMLAFSRALLRWRRTQPLLRTGSIAFIDAPEPVLWFERREGNQSLQAIFNLGGESVSIALREALEPLAGHPLSSSSSLQAGAERRMLKLAPYGVFFGRPAGEEEPM; translated from the coding sequence ATGCGCAGCAACAACAGCAATGGCGAATGGTGGCGCGGCGCGGTGATCTACCAGATCTACCCGCGCAGCTTCATGGACAGCAACGGCGATGGCATCGGCGACCTGCCCGGCATCACCTCGCGGCTCGAACACGTGGCGAGCCTGGGGGTCGACGCGATCTGGGTGTCGCCCTTCTTCCGCTCGCCAATGAAGGACTTCGGCTACGACGTGGCCGACTACCGCGCGGTCGATCCGATCTTCGGCACGCTGGCCGATTTCGACGAGATGCTGGCGCGCGCCCATGCGCTGGGCCTGAAGATCATCATCGACCAGGTGCTCTCGCACACCTCCGACCAGCACGCCTGGTTCGCCGAAAGCCGCGCGAGCCGCGACAACCCCAAGGCCGACTGGTACGTGTGGGCCGACCCGCGGCCCGATGGCACGCCGCCCACCAACTGGCTGTCGGTGTTCGGCGGGCCGGCCTGGCAATGGGATTCGCGTCGCCGCCAGTACTACCTGCACAGCTTCCTCAAGGAGCAGCCCGACCTGAACTTCCATTGCGCCGAGGTGCAGCAGGCGCTGCTCGGCGAAGTGCGCTTCTGGTGCGAGCGCGGCGTGGACGGCTTCCGCTTCGACGCCTGCAACCATCAGTTCCACGACGCGCTGCTGCGCGACAACCCGCCGGCCAGCGCCGCCTCGCTGGACGAGGTGAGCACGGTGCGGGCCGACAACCCCTATGCCATGCAGCAGCACCTCTACGACAAGAGCCAGATGGAGAACCTGCGCTTCCTCGAAAGCCTGCGCGGGCTGCTCGACGATTACGGCGCGGTCGCGCTCGGCGAGGTCGGCGACGAGAACGCACCGCCCGTCATGGCGCAGTACACCGAGCTGGGCAAGCGCCTGCACCTGGCCTACAGCTTCAGCCTGCTGACGGCCGAGCACAGCGCCAGGCACCTGCGCCACCAGGTCGAGACGCTGGACCACGCACTCGCGCCGACGGGCGGCTGGGGCTGCTGGGCCGTGTCCAACCATGACGTGCCGCGCGTGGCCACGCGCTGGAGCGGCGGCGGCCCGGAAGACACGCGGCGCGACCGGCTCTGGCTCGCGCTGCTGCTCGCGCTGCGCGGCAGCGCCAGCATCTACCAGGGCGAGGAGCTCGGCCTGCCCGAAGCCGAGGTGCCGTTCGAGCTGCTGCAAGACCCGTACGGCCGCGCCTTCTGGCCCGAGTTCAAGGGCCGCGACGGCTGCCGCACGCCCATGCCCTGGAAGGCCGACGAACTGCACGCCGGCTTCACCACCGGCGGGCCCTGGCTGCCGGTCTACGGCCGCCACCTGCCGCTGGCGGTCGACCGCCAGTCCACCGATCCCGACTCGATGCTCGCATTCAGCCGCGCGCTGCTGCGCTGGCGCCGCACCCAGCCGCTGCTGCGCACCGGCAGCATCGCCTTCATCGATGCGCCGGAGCCGGTGCTGTGGTTCGAGCGGCGCGAGGGGAACCAATCGCTGCAGGCCATCTTCAACCTGGGAGGCGAGTCGGTGTCCATCGCGCTGCGCGAGGCGCTCGAGCCGCTCGCGGGGCATCCGCTGTCATCGTCGTCGTCCCTGCAGGCCGGCGCCGAAAGGCGCATGCTGAAGCTGGCGCCGTACGGCGTCTTTTTCGGCCGACCCGCCGGCGAAGAAGAACCGATGTGA
- the glgX gene encoding glycogen debranching protein GlgX: protein MLSPGNPSPLGATLSPNGVNFALAAPNAESVELCLFDSTGQHEQQRLRLPAFTDGVWHGLLPSGRAGLVYGFRVHGPWAPHEGKRFNPARLLLDPYAREIVGKYDGSDLFLGHDPSNPDQRNTRDNGAVALKARVAPAGSSPAAPGHARIPAGERVLYELHVRGQTRLHPGVPAALRGTYAGLAEPVVLDHLQGLGVTTLSLMPVQHRADEQRLLAMGLSNYWGYNTIGWFVPEARYWSGRAGTTPASEFRAMADAVHARGMELVIDVVYNHSAETDEFGPTLSLRGIDNALYYHLRPDDRARYANWTGCGNCLNLAEPRVLQLVMDSLRHWACELGVDGFRFDLAPVLGRGADGNFDPRAPFFAAITQDPVLSRTLLIAEPWDIGPGGYRLGEFPPGWLEWNDRYRDTQRGFWLRQGREGAAGLGDFAHRFTASSAQFAHHGRAPTASVNFITAHDGFTLRDLLCYEERHNLANGENNRDGHAHNLSNNCGVEGPSDDPAVQAERGRLQRALLAALLLSQGTPMLLAGDELGHSQQGNNNAYCQDNETTWLAWIGAHDPASEAARLSAFVARLVALRREAPALRSTRWWPALPAEGAPGIRWLRPDGEPMQEADWHGGTALAILFEAMAAEAGAWLVLVNAGPAAVPFRLPAGSWRWRLATDDPAPDAGAALQQPHAGTVEVPHSSIRIARR from the coding sequence ATGCTGAGCCCAGGCAACCCCTCCCCCTTGGGCGCGACGCTGTCGCCGAACGGCGTGAACTTCGCCCTCGCCGCCCCGAACGCCGAATCGGTCGAGCTCTGCCTCTTCGACAGCACAGGCCAGCACGAGCAGCAGCGCCTGCGGCTACCCGCCTTCACCGACGGCGTCTGGCACGGCCTGCTGCCGAGCGGGCGTGCCGGCCTGGTCTACGGCTTTCGCGTTCACGGCCCGTGGGCGCCGCACGAGGGAAAACGCTTCAATCCCGCGAGGCTGCTGCTCGACCCGTATGCGCGCGAGATCGTCGGTAAATACGACGGCAGCGACCTGTTCCTCGGACATGATCCCTCGAATCCGGACCAGCGCAACACGCGCGACAACGGCGCCGTCGCACTCAAGGCCCGCGTGGCGCCGGCCGGCAGCAGCCCGGCCGCGCCGGGCCATGCCCGCATCCCGGCCGGCGAGCGCGTGCTCTACGAACTGCATGTGCGCGGACAGACCCGGCTGCACCCGGGCGTGCCCGCTGCCTTGCGCGGCACCTATGCCGGCCTGGCCGAGCCCGTGGTGCTCGACCACCTCCAGGGCCTCGGCGTCACCACGCTGAGCCTGATGCCGGTGCAGCACCGCGCCGACGAGCAGCGGCTGCTCGCCATGGGCCTGAGCAACTACTGGGGCTACAACACCATCGGCTGGTTCGTGCCCGAGGCGCGCTACTGGAGCGGCCGCGCCGGCACCACGCCGGCCAGCGAATTCCGCGCCATGGCCGACGCGGTGCATGCGCGCGGCATGGAGCTGGTGATCGACGTGGTCTACAACCACAGCGCCGAAACCGACGAGTTCGGCCCCACGCTCTCGCTGCGCGGCATCGACAACGCGCTGTACTACCACCTGCGCCCCGACGACCGCGCGCGCTACGCCAACTGGACCGGCTGCGGCAATTGCCTCAACCTGGCCGAGCCGCGCGTGCTGCAGCTGGTCATGGACAGCCTGCGCCACTGGGCCTGCGAGCTCGGCGTCGACGGCTTCCGCTTCGATCTCGCACCGGTGCTGGGGCGCGGCGCCGATGGCAATTTCGACCCGCGCGCGCCCTTCTTCGCGGCCATCACGCAAGACCCGGTGCTCTCGCGCACGCTGCTGATCGCGGAGCCCTGGGACATCGGTCCGGGCGGCTACCGCCTGGGCGAATTCCCACCGGGCTGGCTCGAATGGAACGACCGCTACCGCGACACGCAGCGCGGCTTCTGGCTGCGGCAGGGGCGCGAGGGCGCGGCGGGCCTCGGCGATTTCGCGCACCGCTTCACCGCCTCGAGCGCGCAGTTCGCCCACCACGGCCGCGCGCCCACCGCGAGCGTCAACTTCATCACCGCGCACGACGGCTTCACGCTGCGCGACCTGCTCTGCTACGAAGAGCGGCACAACCTGGCCAACGGCGAGAACAACCGCGACGGCCATGCGCACAACCTGAGCAACAACTGCGGCGTTGAAGGCCCGAGCGACGACCCCGCCGTGCAGGCCGAACGCGGCCGCCTGCAGCGCGCGCTGCTCGCCGCGCTGCTGCTGTCGCAGGGCACGCCCATGCTGCTGGCCGGCGACGAGCTCGGCCACAGCCAGCAAGGCAACAACAACGCCTACTGCCAGGACAACGAAACCACCTGGCTCGCCTGGATCGGCGCCCACGATCCCGCGAGCGAAGCAGCGCGCCTGAGCGCCTTCGTCGCCCGGCTCGTTGCCCTGCGCCGCGAAGCGCCCGCGCTGCGCAGCACGCGCTGGTGGCCGGCGCTGCCGGCGGAGGGTGCGCCGGGCATCCGCTGGCTGCGGCCCGACGGCGAGCCGATGCAAGAGGCCGACTGGCATGGCGGCACGGCCCTTGCAATCCTTTTCGAAGCCATGGCGGCGGAGGCGGGCGCCTGGCTGGTGCTGGTGAATGCGGGGCCGGCGGCCGTGCCGTTCAGGCTGCCGGCGGGCTCGTGGCGGTGGCGGCTCGCAACGGACGATCCGGCGCCCGATGCCGGCGCCGCGCTGCAGCAGCCCCATGCCGGCACGGTGGAGGTCCCTCATTCGAGCATCCGGATTGCAAGAAGGTAG
- a CDS encoding Bug family tripartite tricarboxylate transporter substrate binding protein — translation MKLFLKHLALGLAAAASLAVMPLHAQPAGDKPLRIVVPFAAGGAQDVIARYLGAKLSDKLGGSVIVDNKAGAGGIVAADAVAKATDDATVLLATGGAITIAPHLQAKLPYDPMADLAPVALVGDTPMTLAVRAESPYKTLADVLRDAKAKPGQLTYASTGNGTVSHLTGALLAQASGVNLLHVPYRGAAPALTDLLGGQVALIVTSAASIEPMVASGKARVLGTFSRAALPSLGTPPTVAEAAGLAGMDVPVWVGVMAPARMPAASIEKLSAALVEVCNLPETRQRFAQLGAVNTCGGGAALGKVIAEDSQRWAKVIKQGGIKVD, via the coding sequence ATGAAATTGTTCCTGAAACACCTCGCCCTGGGCCTCGCGGCCGCCGCCAGCCTGGCCGTGATGCCGCTGCATGCGCAGCCGGCCGGCGACAAGCCGCTGCGCATCGTGGTGCCCTTCGCCGCCGGCGGGGCGCAGGACGTGATCGCCCGCTACCTGGGCGCCAAGCTCTCGGACAAGCTCGGCGGCAGCGTGATCGTCGACAACAAGGCGGGCGCGGGCGGCATCGTGGCGGCCGACGCGGTGGCCAAGGCGACCGACGACGCCACCGTGCTGCTGGCCACCGGCGGCGCCATCACCATCGCGCCCCACCTGCAGGCCAAGCTGCCCTACGACCCCATGGCAGACCTCGCGCCCGTGGCCCTGGTCGGCGACACGCCCATGACCCTGGCCGTGCGCGCCGAAAGCCCCTACAAGACCCTGGCCGACGTGCTGCGCGACGCCAAGGCGAAGCCGGGGCAGCTGACCTATGCCTCCACCGGCAACGGCACGGTGTCGCACCTCACGGGCGCGCTGTTGGCCCAGGCGAGCGGCGTGAACCTGCTGCATGTGCCCTACCGCGGCGCGGCGCCGGCGCTGACCGACCTGCTGGGCGGCCAGGTGGCGCTGATCGTGACCAGCGCCGCTTCCATCGAGCCGATGGTCGCGAGCGGCAAGGCCCGCGTGCTCGGCACCTTTTCGCGCGCGGCGCTGCCCAGCCTCGGCACGCCGCCGACGGTCGCCGAGGCGGCGGGCCTCGCCGGCATGGACGTGCCGGTGTGGGTGGGCGTGATGGCGCCCGCGCGCATGCCGGCCGCCAGCATCGAGAAGCTCTCGGCGGCGCTGGTCGAGGTGTGCAACCTGCCCGAAACCAGGCAGCGCTTCGCCCAGCTGGGCGCGGTGAACACCTGCGGCGGCGGCGCGGCGTTGGGCAAGGTGATCGCGGAGGACAGCCAGCGCTGGGCGAAGGTCATCAAGCAAGGCGGGATCAAGGTTGACTGA